The genomic window TATTCCAGAAGTTTTGTCTTTCTTAATATTTTTTTAATAGTATAAATCACGAAAGTAGAAAATAAGTTTTAAAGTTTAGCTTGGTTATATAAAAAAAGTAGCTAGTTTCTAATAGCTACGAACTCAAAAATGTACCTTGTACTACAAAAGCGCGTAATAGAGAATACATAGCACCAAACAGCATCACAAAACTGAAGGGTCTGGTTGCTGTCAAGTGGTTTGTAGTAAGGACTTAAGTCCTTACTACAAACTTGCTGAAAATCTCCATTTAATTATTTGAGCATAGTTTTAGCAAAAATAATTTCATTTGCTATATCCATGACATCATTGACTACATCTTCTGCGGTGGATTCATCATTGATGTACTGATTGAGTGACTTAAATTTTTCTATTGATATGTTGCCAATTAATTGATTATCCCAATCTTGCAACATTTCATCAAACACCTTTTTAGCATCACCACTTGTACACACAATCGGAATTACGGGAATTTTTTCCTGTTTGGCGTATAGATAAGTTTCATAAGTACCGCCAAGTCCTCCTAGAAGGATGACTAAATCGGATTGTTGCAAACTTTTGAGCCATTCATTAATACCTGATTCTGTATATTGTACAGTTCCACCTCTAAACATAGGCTGCGTTCCATGCAGAACTATTTGTGTTAACTTATGGGAAAGAGGAATATTTTTTGATGCTAGTTTATTGGCGAAGCTTTCAGATACTAGATAATCTACTCCTTGCCAACCACCTGTAATCAAATTGTAATCATATTCTGCTATTTTCTCACCAAGTTTTTTGGCTGTTAGATACACTTCTACAGGTAGTTGATAGTTACCTGTACCCGCTACTAAGATGCTCTTTTTATTTCTCATTTTTGCCGCATCGTTTTTAATAGCTGAGGTAAGTTGTTCGATAAATACATCAAAATTTTTCGATGGATCAATGCTGAGTTTATCAGCAATAAATAGGATAAAATCATCAATTTTTTGAGAGATTTCTCTAATTTTATCCGCGACACTGTTCATGGCTGAATCTGCATTAAGTTGCAAGTCAGCGTTGATTATCTCATCTATTTTGTGTTTTTGTTGCTTCCAGTAATTTATATATTTAAATTGTCCATCTTTACTGTAAATGTTGGCATCTTCTAAGACTACTGGAAATATTTTTTGTTCATAATTTTTAGATTTCATGATTTCTACAGCTTCAAACATACAGTATTCTGATTTCAAGTATTTGTCACTGATAACTACAATTACATAGTTACCACTCCCAATTTCGAGCATAAAATTCTGTATGCTTTTACCCAAAGATAAATAATTGCGATCGCGGATTAATTTATAATTTTGGGCTAGGAGTGTTTCACAAATCCTATCTACCAACTCTTCCCGCCGCTTACCTGATTCACTTCTATCGTCTTTCCAGGCATAGGATATATATATTTCATTCATATTCTTACAAGATATAAGCTTCACACAAAATAAGAATGGTGGAAAACATCCACCATTCTGTCTTAAATATAACGGCAACTTTATTGCAGAAAATCTTTGGTGAGCTTATGATTAATAAGTATGTCCATATCATATTCAATATTATCTAACATGATAGAAAAATTGGTTCTATCATATTCTCCCTCGGCAAAAGTTTCTAAAAATAAATCATTTTCATCTCCATAAATATAGGCTTTCATAAATAAAAATTCAGAATTTAATTCATTTACATATTCTAAAAGATGTATTCTTTTAACATTTAGTTCACAGGAATAAATTGTTCTGATTAATACTCCTCTGCCATCAATGTATCTAATCATTAAATTATGCTTTCTAGGGTGACGACAAAAAATTAATTCGTCATCTTCTTCAACATGGTATCCATTAAATTCCAAATGATTACGGTATCTAGCTAAAGCATGAGCTACGGATTCACTAATATTGAGTTCTGACATAACTTATAGTCCTCAGAGATGTGGATAGCTGATCTGACTTTTCATGTTATGTGGAAAAGCTAACGCGAAACCTAACCCCCCAACACCCTTCCCTAGTAGGGAAGGGAGAATATGTAGAGACGTTGCATTCAACGTGTCTACAGTTGTAGGGGAGAGGTACTAAGCGCGAGTTCGCTCTTAGCGTTCTCGTAGAGTAGCCGCTCTGCGCCTTTGGAAAGGGGTTTTCCAGATCCCGTGAAAAGTCAGGATAGCTGATGAACTAAATTTAGTATTCCCTGAGAAGCGAGTATTTCATCATCATTGACACTCTCACCACAGTTAGAACAATTCTGCGAAGTATAATGGGGAAGGACTGCAACTGTCACCACACCAAAAACTTTACCAAAACACTCAACCCATTCACGAAACAGCGACCACGACGCAGACGCTCGAAGACTCGCTAACGCTGCGCTATCACTAATCGATTTAGCCAAGCGATGATTCTTGACGGGTTCGCCAGCCGCTTCAAGTCGGCAAAGCCATTCGGTGGCTCATGGTAAATTTGTAAAATTACCTAAGTTGGGATTGTGACAACATCTGCTCAAATACTATCACTGGTTAAAAACCCGGAACGCTTAGAAGCACGTCTGGCGGAAATTCCCCCAGAACCGGGGGTTTATTTCATGCGAGATGGTAGCGATCGCATTATATATATAGGTAAATCGCGGAAATTGCGATCGCGCGTCCGTTCTTATTTCCGCGAGGGTTACAACAAAACTGAACGTATCGCCACAATGGTGAAGCAGGTGACGGAGATTGAATTTATCGTCACTGATACTGAAGCGGAAGCCTTGGCGTTGGAAGCGAACTTAATCAAGCAGCATCAACCATACTTTAATGTGCTGCTGAAAGATGATAAAAAATATCCCTACGTCTGTATCACTTGGTCAGAAGACTATCCCCGCATTTTCATCACTCGCAAACGTCAACTGGGGAAAGAAAAAGATAAGTATTATGGGCCTTATACTGATTCAGGTCTATTAAGAGGCATACTCCACCTATCTAAACGGATATTTACCTTAAGACAACGACCCCAACCACTGTTTAAAGACCGTCCTTGCTTAAATTATGATATTGGTCGCTGTCCGGGTGTGTGTCAAAAGCTGATTTCGCCAGAAGAATACCGTAAAACTGTGCAGAAAGTCGCAATGGTATTTCAAGGAAGGACGCAAGAACTGATCGATATTTTGAACGAACAAATGCAAACAGCCGCCGAGTCACTTAACTTTGAGTTGGCGGGGAGAATCCGTGATCAAATAGCTGGGTTAAAGTCTCTGAATGCACAGCAGAAGGTTTCCTTACCAGATGATACTATTTCACGGGATGCTATTGCTTTATCATCTGACACACAACACGCCTGTATCCAATTATTTCAGATTCGCGCCGGTCAATTGGTCGGACGTTTAGCATTTGTGGCTGAATCTCAAGCTGAACCAGGCGCAATTCTACAACGGGTGTTAGAGGAACACTACCAAACGGCTGACTCTGTAGAAATTCCCGCAGAAATTTTAGTACAGCATGAGTTACCAGACGGGGAAATGTTGGCGGAAGCTTTGACGCAACACAAGGGAAGAAAAGTCACAATTTTAACTCCCCAGCGTCAAACTAAGGCAGAATTAATTGAGATGGTGGAACGCAATGCCCAGTATGAATTGCAAAGGATGCAAAAATTGGGCGATCAAAATCACCAATCTATGCAAGATTTAGCAGCGATTCTCGATTTACCCGACTTACCCCACCGCATCGAAGGTTACGATATCTCCCACATTCAAGGGTCAAATGCTGTCGCTTCCCAAGTTGTCTTCATCGATGGGATACCCGCCAAACAATACTATCGCCACTACAAAATTAAAAATCCCACAGTCACCATAGGACATTCAGATGATTTCGCTAGTTTAGCAGAAGTGATTCAACGACGGTTTCGCAAGTATGCAGAAGATCCACAACTACCACGGGTAGATAACCCTGACTGGCCTGATTTAGTGATGATAGACGGTGGTAAAGGACAACTATCTTCAGTGGTTACTGTTTTGCAGGAGATGAATTTACTAGAAGACTTGCGAGTTGTGAGTTTAGCCAAGAAGCGAGAAGAGATTTTTTTACCGGGAGAATCAACACCTTTAACCACTGATAGCGAACAACCAGGTGTACAACTGCTGCGACGACTGCGAGACGAAGCACATCGTTTTGCTGTGAGTTTCCATCGTCAACAACGGAGTGATAAATTAAAGCGATCGCGTTTAGATGAAATTCCCGGTTTGGGACACCATCGCCAAAAGCTGCTTTTAGGACATTTTCGTTCTGTTGACTATCTCCGACAAGCCACACCCACACAAATCGCCGAAGTTCCAGGTATTGGGACAAAGTTAGCACAAACAATCTACGACTATTTCCATCCCTCGTGATGATATCCACTTTATTGTTTGTAGTAAGGACTTTAGTCCTTCTTTTCCGACTAAAGTCCTTACTAATAACTCAATAACAAGAATTTTACATTGCTTAATATAGTGTGATTTATTTCCGGCGATTTACTTAATCAATCATTAATCTAGCTAAAATCTCATTCCATTTTTCTTTGTGAATTTTTTTAAGTTCCGTATCTGATTTTATTAATTTAAGAAGCAATTTTAATTTTCAATGCTTCAAATTGTAGCGATCGCCAGTCCTAATAGTATTTTTACTCATAGGTCGAGGTTTTTCGCCATAGGGAAGGCTACTTACGCATAGCAATATCCCCGACTTCTCAAAGAAGTCGGGGATATGAGCCTAGTTTTGGATGAAAGGAAAGATTAACCAAACATTAAGAAAGTAATTTTGTTACTAAAGCTACAGTAATTAACTGATTTTGACATTTGAATACAAAGATAGCTTTTTATTTTTTTAGAAACGACTGTTAATAGCTTTATCTCAAGGTATTACTCATTGGGATCAGTCAAAATCTAAGAAAAGTTGTATAAAATATTAATTCTTATATCTCAAGTAGGATGGTCAAATCACCGGAACGTTAAGATAATAACCAATAATTCTGCCCAATTTTCAAATTTACAACCTTGTTTAAGATAGACAGCTAGACTTTTAGCTGTTTACAGTTTTCTGTGTTAATAAAATTTTTTTAGCATTTACCATCATTACAACCGGGGTCAACAATGCAGATAGTACAAAAAATTTACTGTCCAAACTGTGGTAGTGGGGCTGAACGTCACTATATTTCTGATAGCCAATTAACTAGAACACAATGCCATAGTTGTGACTACTTGATGATATCTTGCACTAAGACAGGTAGAGTAATTGAAGCTTATGCTCCAGGAATTTACGCAAGAAAATAGTTGATGGTGTAGGGGTTAGCGCAGTTGCAAGAATAATGATGAGTATTGAACTCGGCACTATTACCCAGAAAGATTAGACCGTGGGAAAGAAAAATAACTTCCGAAAAACTTGGAAAACATTAACTGAACTAGGTCAAGAATTTGGAGTATCAGCCATAAAATTCGGTAATCTGCTTAAACAGCATGGATTACGGGAAAAAGATGGTGAACCTAGTCAATTAGCAAAAGATGGCGTTTTCTTTGAGAAAATTACGCCTAAAGAAGGTAAGCCGTATTATTTATGGCATAGTCAAAAAACATCTGAATACCTTATTGCTCAAGGTGTAGCGAAGAATGGTGTATCAGCTAAAGATGCTGAAAAAATGACTGAAGCTAGAAAGTTAGCACGTTCTTACATGGAGGCTCAAAAGTTAGATGAGGAAGGTTCTAAACTCGGTTACATGATGCTTTCGGAAATGGTAGATGACATTAAAAAAATTGGTTTAGAGCGATTCAATGAAGCTCTCAAATCAATTGGATACAAAGGTAATGAAGTTACTTTGGAAGGCTGGGAGTAGTATTCTCAACGTTTGTCTTGATTTACTCATTACTCATTTAAGAGGACATAAGGCGCGATCGCTTGCAGTTAATTTAGAGTTAGTCTGTAAATAATCTTGGAGGAAATCACAACCTCTCTCCAGGAGGTGGGCTAATTTTAAATCAGCTAAGTTGCGGAACATTACCCTACCGTTACTGCTACCTCCAGCCAAAATTTCACCATCGGGACTAAAACTGACGCTGGTTATTTTTTCTTTATCGCCTTTTAAGGAAATAAGTAAAGTCCCTTCCCTATTCCACAGCTTAATTTGATCTTCACTACTAGCGGCTAAAATCTGACCATCGGGGCTAAAACTAAGGCTGGTAAAATTATTGCCATCTCCAGTGAGAGTTTTTAACAATTGACCATCCCGTCGCCATAGTTTGACGGTGCTATCAATACTTGCGGAAGCCACAATTTTACTATCAGGCGACCACGTTACGCCGTTAACTTGGCGGTTGTGGTCTTTGAGGGTGTGTAGGAGTTGACCATCCCGACTCCACAGTTTCACAGTTAAATCATCACTGACGGAGGCGAGTAATTTACCATCGGGGCTAAAGCTAACCCAGTTTACTGCATCCTTGTGACCTATAAGTGTATGGAGTAATTTACCGTCTCGACTCCATAACTTCACTGTTTTATCTTTACTCGCTGAAGCTATGACTTGATAATCTGGCGACCAGGCTACACCCCAGACTGTATCAGTATGACCTATAAGTGTATGGAGTAATTTACCGTCTCGACTCCATAATTTTACCATTTTATCTCTACTTACTGAAGCTATAACTTGACCATCTCCAGACCAAGCTACACCCCAAACTATGTCTTTGTGGTCTTTAAGAGTTTGTAAGAGTTTGCCGTCATGAGTAAAGATTTTTACAGTATGATCTCGACTAGCAGCTGCTACGGTCTGGCTTTTAGGCCTAAAGCTAATGCTAGTTACCCCAAAATTATCATTATCAGTTTCGGGGTTACGCTGCAATATATCGTCCCACCGCCAAAGTTTGACTGTTTTATCCCGACTGGTAGAAACTAAGGTGTGACCGTCAGGACTGAAACTCACACTATTTACCCAATTGTTATGTCCTCTCAACGTCCCCAATAACAAACCATCTAAAGTCCAAAGTTTTATAGTTTCGTCGGTACTTGCGGACGCAATGGTCTGACCATCAGGGTTAAAACTGATACTGGTGACTCCCCCAGTATGACCTGTGATGTTTTTCAGGAGTCGCCCTTGGAGATTCCAAAGTTTGATGTTCTGGTCTAAACCCGCACTAGCAATAATTTGACCATTGGGCGACCAAGCGACACTTAAAATTACATCCTCGTGACCATTCCAGCTTTTGAGGATTTGTCCGTCACGTTTCCACAGCTTGATAGTTTTGTCAGCACTGACTGAAACTAGGGTTTGACTATCAGGCGACCATGCTACACCCTGGACTACATCCCGGTGTCCTGTAAGAGTTTGGAGTAATTCACCTTCCCGACTCCAGAGTTTGATTGTCTTGTCGGTACTAGCGGAGGCGATCGCCTGTCCATCCGGGCTAAAATTGATACTATTGACCCCTGCTGTATGTCCTGGGAGGGTTTTCAGCAGTTGACCTTGAGTATTCCACAGTTGAATTGTATTGTCTTGACTAGCAGAGGCGACTATTTGACTATCAGGACTGAAGCTAACATGATTAACTACTTGAGTATGCTGCAATGTCGTCGGAACTAGACTACCATCAGCACGCCAAAGTTTGACGGTGTTGTCAGCACTAGCTGAGGCAATTAAAGACCCATCAGGACTAAATGTAGCACTGTTAACACCAGAAGTATGTCCTTCTAAACGGTTATATTCCTTCACTCCCACAACTGCTTGATAGAGTGCTGTTTGTACCTTTTCTCTGGTGTAAGGGTCTACCCAAACAGCCCGTTGTAGTTTTCGCCCCGCTTTTATCCCTTCTTTTAAAGCATCAATACCCTTCTGGGATGCAAATAACGCCTCGCTGGAAACACTGAGGGTTTTGATTTCACTATCTACGGCCGTGATAATCGAAATACTTAACCCTAATATGGCAAATACAGAAGCCCCCAAAGCAATTGTCAGTGAACGATTTAATTTTGCTTCACTGAGTCTTTGCTGTTTTTGACTTTCTGCAAGTTGGGCGGTTAATTCTTTTTCTTTAAGTTCGGCGCGGAGTTGTTCTATTTCTAGTAGGCTAAGTTCTTCACGCTTACGTAAATCTCGTAATTCTGTGACTAAATCTAATCCTTGCTGGGGTTGAAAATCTGTAAGTTTGGCTTGCTGCTTTTTTTGTCGGAGTTCGCGTTTAAGTCGTTCAATTTCTGTTTGGCTTTGTTCGACTTTGTAACGCAGTTGGTTGAGTTGTGCTTGAAAGCTTGATTCTTGTTGTTGCAAGTAACGAATTAAATCTACTAAGTAATCATGTATTAGTTGATAACGTTCTGGAATATCGGGGAATAACACTACTAAACCAGAACTAACTAAAATATTTAAAACTAACTCTAATTTGCCAACATCTTCTAATTCTGCTAGTTCTGCTCCTAATTCGGCACGAGTTTTAAATGGTCTGTTGTTACTTTCATCTGTTAATAAATATAAAACTAATAAAGCTGCCCGTTCATTTTCTTCCCCACAATCTTTAATCAGGGCTTTAATATATCTTTCTATCAGTTTATTGGGGCGATATGGCTGATATTGGGCTAGAGTTGTGATTCCCTCATCTTGCAATTGTGCGCCAACTAGTTGCAATTCAATGGGGCGAATTTCTCCCATTTCTGTAGATAAGTCTTCAACTAAAGCATCAATTAATTCAGGTTCTAAATTAGAGTGGGAACGAGCGGTTAATTTTTCAATAATCGCTTTGGCGTATTCTGGAGAAAAATTATTTAATTGATAGCGGATATGTTTATCCAGAATATTATTATTAATTGCTTCTAGATGAGAAAGATGTTTAAATTCTAATAATTGATGTAAATAATCTTCTCTTAAGGAAAGAATGACCTTGACAAAAGATACATTTAAACAGTCGCTGATAAATTGATCAAATTGTTGTTTTTGTTGGCGGTCGGTGCAGCCAAAGAAAAATTCTTCAAATTGATCAAAAATTAAAACTGTGATGAGATGATTATCAGCATTTTGATATAATTTTTCTAAGATATAGCCAATAGTTATAGGCTTTTCCGTCACAGGTGCAATGGCTGCATCTCCTTGGAGGTGAGAAATTGCCACATTCAAAGATTTACCCAATTCTCGTACCCAATCGGTGTAAACTTGCAGGACTACAGGCACAGCAATTTGATCACCAATGGCGCGATTTTGTAAGGCTGGAACTAACCCGGCTGTGACAGTGGAACTCTTACCCACCCCAGAGGGGCCATGAATGACGATCAATTTCTGGTCAGCCCGGCTAATTCTGCCAATTAAGTTATTAATATCCCGTTCCCGACCGGAAGCTGCAATTTCTAAAGCGACGCTGCTACTTCCTGAAGGAGACATTAAAGCGGGGTTCGTAGCTTGTCTTTGGGGTTGCAAACGACCTGCACCAATGAAAGCCCGAAAGCCGTATTGTTGTTCTACAGAACGGCGTTTTTGGCGGATGCAATAGGCTTCTACATAACGACCGGCTTCAAAATAGAGCGATCGCAATTGCCGCAGCATTCTAATATAACGATGGGCATCATATTGATGGGTGCTATTTTCTAACGCTAGGGGTAATGCTTGGGCGGCTTTATCTAAATACGCTTGCGCCACTACTTTTTCACCCAATTTTTGCTGGGCTTTGGCTAAGACTAGGTAATAAATCTGCGTTAATAGCAGAGGAAACAGACAATCATGGGATTGAGTATCATTTTGTTGTGCTTCGTCTAACTTGAGTAGGGAAACATGGGCTAAAATACTCGCCTGTAACCAGCGTGATGATTGAACGGCGACTTGTGCTAAAAAACCATAGTCACAAGCTAGCTGAATTTGACTCCCATAATTTTGATGTAACTCTAGAGCATTTTCGGCTACTGTTTGTAATTCTTCCCACTCTTGCAGATGTTCCAATACTTCCGTCAGTTGACCGATAAATTCCGCCGCGATATCTGGTCTTTGCGCCACTTCTAAAATCCGCAAGCTTTTTTGTAAGCAAGATTTGGCTGCTTCCCAATGGGGACGGTTATCTAACTGGTTCTGTTCGGCTAAACGACAATGACACAACCCAATATAAAATAGCAACACTCCCTGTCTCAGTAAGGGGGGAGATGGGGGAGGTGGGGGAGAGGGGGAAGAAAATACACCCTCATCAGCTTTATTCCCTGTATCTTCACTAGCTACAAGTTGTTGCCAAACCAACAAGCTTTGGCGAAAATGATTTAAGGCGTAGTAAATGCGATCGCTGACATAATCATCCAGACCAAAAACAAACCTTAAACTGGCGTGTAATTCTGGCTCTAGAGTAATCCCGCGCTCATGTAGTTCATTGATAGCCCAGTGGAGTTCATCGCTATGTTCCCAAACTTGTTCTAGGGTGGAATAATTTTCTGTAACTTGTGCTGGTCGGCGTTGTCTTTGCTCGTTGGTTAATACCTTGGCGAATAAACAGCCTGTTTCTTGTTGCAAAAATTGCTGCAACTCTGGGGTAGTCATTTCAAACCGAATTGGGGTCGCCGCCCAACTCGCAAAATCAGGAGCTAAACGCACTACTTTCTGTAAAACCTGCTCATTCACCCAAAAAACCATAGGAAAGTCATGGCGTTTGGGTAATTCATCGCGGATATGATTAATTGACCTGAGTAAATCGTCAATTTCATCTACAGTATCTAAACCTAAAACCATCAATGCTGATGGCGGTTGACTGTCAGCCACAAGCTGAAAATGTAGGGCTGTGTAAAGACTTCTGGTGTTGTGGGGTAAAACAACTTTTTGGATGCGGGCTACCCCAGCCGCTAATTTATCTAGTGATTCCAAAACGCGCTCTTGTAACACTCGATAATTGCAGCAGACTACAACCACGGAAAAATGACCGCAAGAAAGGGTGATTGCTCGCCATAAACTCTGTAAAGCTCGGTCATTAGCTGCTTTTATATCTGCTGGTAATTGTCTTTCAACCATGACTTAAATTTTTGTGTCTCGGCTAAAACTGGGTTGACAGCAAACCAAGCCCCTTGGTGGTCGCGGTATTCAAATACAAATAAACTACGCAATAAGGTATGGTATTCTATATCACCTCTAACCCGTTGTTGCTGCACCACTTGAAAGATTAACTCCCACTCGTGGCTATCAATAGGGTTAACGCGGTAATCCCGTTGTCTTTGAATCACCAACTCAACACATTCCCTTTCAAAGGGTGGGTCTTGTTCTCGCAGACAGTCAAACAGCAATCCTAACAAGTCGCGCACATGACCACCACTGATCAGGCACAATCGATCTAGTGTTTCTAAGTTATCAAACACTTCTGTAATTAAGCTTAAGCGATCGCTCGGCTCAATGTCAGGAAAGGCTCTAGCTAAGACCATTTGGCGGATCAAGTTTAGCCCTTGGTTAAAAATCTCCCCAGAACGCAGCCGCACCGGAATCATCGGTAAAACCTTCGGTGCTACCCCACCGCCTAAACGGTGTTGCAGTTCCGCGCTATCGTTAGAAAAAGTTAAAGCCAGGGGAATGGTGTAAACTACATGACAATTCAGTTTACGTAACTGTTCACCCCGTTCAATAAATAAATATTCTGGCAGCGATCGCCCCGATGGTAAAGGGCGAATTGCTACCCTGTCTAAGTTATCGACAATTACCACTAAGCCTTTTTTCCCTTTGGCTTTGAGTTCTTTGTCAGCCCGTTCTAATAGTTCTTGATTAATAGATTGCAAAATATTTTGGGTGCGCGGTTCGAGGTAGTCACGCAAGCGGCGGCGCAGTTGGGGGCTTTCTTTGGTTTTGGCGGTAATTTTGGCAATCCCTACAGATAACTCCGCTTCTACTCCCAAGTCGATAGGGGTTTGCAAAAAATCTACCACCTCACTAAATAACTTAGTGAAATAGTTGGGTTTGATGCGAATTTTCATTGCTTCGAGACTTTCGCTCACCTGACCTGCGATCGCTAGTAAAATATCAGTCACATCCACATCCGCCATTTCTAAGACGTGGGTAGACTCAAAATAAACGACATGAAATTGCTGTTCTTCTAACTCAGCCTTGAGACGCAATAACTCTGTAGATTTCCCACAACCCAAATGTCCTGTAAATAGTTGACAGGTAGGTGCATTGGGTGAGATGCGGCTAATCGTGCGCTGCAAAGCCTCAATGATTTTTCCACCCCGCACTGATGCAAAATCAATATAGTACCTGCGATCGTTTTTATTGCCGATCATCAGTGGTCTACTGGGATTGCAAGCCTGATAAAATTTTTCTAAGTCTAGGGGCATAGGTATAGATGTTACAGGGGACAGGTTACAGGGGACAGGTTACAAGAGACAGGTTACAGGGGACAGGGGACTGGGGTCTGGGGACAGATAAGTATTTAGTAATTAGTAATTAGCAATTAGTGCTAATTACTCAGCACGCTGCTCACGCCACCTACGCTAAGAGGACTTTTATAGAGACGTAATTAATACTATCTCTACTGAGTTCTCTAGCCTTTAGTCGTTAATATAAAACCTAATCATTAGATATGTAACTTTTTGGCAATTTATGCTTTAATTTAGGAAATATTACCCAAATTACTCAATAATCTAGCAGCATTAAGGATATTTTGCCTCTCTTGTTGTATTTTTGTATACAAAAAATATCAAACCTGAATTTACATAAGTACAAATATGATTAAACTTACAGACTCGCAAAAATGTCGAATCTGATCCAATATCTTGTTATAAATATTAAGAATATTTCACCAATCAAAATGTACCTGACAACACCTTTTAATTGTGTTTTGTATATATCAAAAAACACAATTAAAATATTAAATATAATCACTAAAGCGAGAAACGCTATAGCGTTACCTAATCAAAAGAGATATATGATAGCCCCTTCCTCGCTAGCGAGGAGGGGGTTGGGGGCGGGGTTCTTGTACTTCACTCCACAGAAAAACGCTATATTTATATTTTGCAATCACGTCTTCGCAAGCAATCTTCCGTTTGATCTCGTCCGTCTGCTATTAGCCATGAACTCATATGTGATTGATTATTTGCATTGTGATCAACCACAACAGTTGTAATAAACAACTGATTTGTGAAACTAGGTGTTTCACTATGAATGATAAGATTGACATCGGCATTATACAAATAAATAGGTAATGCCATCATGCCAATATAAATCTGCCTATTCATACCAACCTCAGTAAGAAATTTCCGATTGCGTTACTTTGTAGATGCCACCTGTTCAAAATTCAAAATTCAAAAATAACCCGGAATTTAAACACTAAGCATTGCGTATTTGTATTTATATTGTGTCGATTTACTCAATGCTACTGCTCGCAGAGACGCAATTGATCAATTACCTGTTCCGGGTTTGTTGAGAGTCGGCATTAACTACAATGTAGATACCATTCACCAACAACAGTAAAAGTAGTTTCACAGGATTGATACCAAAAAGCAAATGTTGAGACTGTCTTGGATGAACTTTTTCGTTTCGAGTTAAAAATCCACAGTCAATTAATTCCCATTCCCATTTTCTCATACTCAGTTGGGTTTAAAGAAAATTACCAAAATTATGTTTAAGAACTGGTTTTTTAGAATATTAATAATATTCCTGGGTCTGTGCCTGTTCGTGATTATCAGTGCGCGATTGGGAGCAGAAATTTTTTGGTTTCAGGAAGTCGGTTATCTGGGAGTATTTTTAGTTAGGCTGGTGACTCGTGGTGGTTTATGGGTGTTCATCACTGGGATAACTGCTGCTTACCTCTTGGGGAATCTGACTTTGGCGCAACGGCTGAAGCATCCCCAGTCTGTGAAAATTGAGGAAGTTCAGCTAGAGGCGGTGAGTCTGAGTAGCGAATTAAAAAAACTGGTGAGTCCTCAGTATCCTCAACGTCGTCAACCTCGTAAATATGATGAGCCAACTTTAAAACCATTCAAATTAC from Nostoc sp. UHCC 0870 includes these protein-coding regions:
- a CDS encoding TIR domain-containing protein; the encoded protein is MNEIYISYAWKDDRSESGKRREELVDRICETLLAQNYKLIRDRNYLSLGKSIQNFMLEIGSGNYVIVVISDKYLKSEYCMFEAVEIMKSKNYEQKIFPVVLEDANIYSKDGQFKYINYWKQQKHKIDEIINADLQLNADSAMNSVADKIREISQKIDDFILFIADKLSIDPSKNFDVFIEQLTSAIKNDAAKMRNKKSILVAGTGNYQLPVEVYLTAKKLGEKIAEYDYNLITGGWQGVDYLVSESFANKLASKNIPLSHKLTQIVLHGTQPMFRGGTVQYTESGINEWLKSLQQSDLVILLGGLGGTYETYLYAKQEKIPVIPIVCTSGDAKKVFDEMLQDWDNQLIGNISIEKFKSLNQYINDESTAEDVVNDVMDIANEIIFAKTMLK
- a CDS encoding DNA mismatch repair protein, with product MSELNISESVAHALARYRNHLEFNGYHVEEDDELIFCRHPRKHNLMIRYIDGRGVLIRTIYSCELNVKRIHLLEYVNELNSEFLFMKAYIYGDENDLFLETFAEGEYDRTNFSIMLDNIEYDMDILINHKLTKDFLQ
- the uvrC gene encoding excinuclease ABC subunit UvrC, which translates into the protein MTTSAQILSLVKNPERLEARLAEIPPEPGVYFMRDGSDRIIYIGKSRKLRSRVRSYFREGYNKTERIATMVKQVTEIEFIVTDTEAEALALEANLIKQHQPYFNVLLKDDKKYPYVCITWSEDYPRIFITRKRQLGKEKDKYYGPYTDSGLLRGILHLSKRIFTLRQRPQPLFKDRPCLNYDIGRCPGVCQKLISPEEYRKTVQKVAMVFQGRTQELIDILNEQMQTAAESLNFELAGRIRDQIAGLKSLNAQQKVSLPDDTISRDAIALSSDTQHACIQLFQIRAGQLVGRLAFVAESQAEPGAILQRVLEEHYQTADSVEIPAEILVQHELPDGEMLAEALTQHKGRKVTILTPQRQTKAELIEMVERNAQYELQRMQKLGDQNHQSMQDLAAILDLPDLPHRIEGYDISHIQGSNAVASQVVFIDGIPAKQYYRHYKIKNPTVTIGHSDDFASLAEVIQRRFRKYAEDPQLPRVDNPDWPDLVMIDGGKGQLSSVVTVLQEMNLLEDLRVVSLAKKREEIFLPGESTPLTTDSEQPGVQLLRRLRDEAHRFAVSFHRQQRSDKLKRSRLDEIPGLGHHRQKLLLGHFRSVDYLRQATPTQIAEVPGIGTKLAQTIYDYFHPS
- a CDS encoding replication restart DNA helicase PriA, whose amino-acid sequence is MQIVQKIYCPNCGSGAERHYISDSQLTRTQCHSCDYLMISCTKTGRVIEAYAPGIYARK